From a single Glycine soja cultivar W05 chromosome 19, ASM419377v2, whole genome shotgun sequence genomic region:
- the LOC114398649 gene encoding protein MAIN-LIKE 1-like, which translates to MTKCPFTTNFSFWWSVERTTPTEWIHGRPKRQLKVEKIGRPAPEIEGLVIAIGLSPLIGCSVVTGDLGLIFVLVERWHGETSSFHLPVGELTITLDDVSSLLHLSITGALHSFEPLVMEEAVILLMELLEVSGQEARAETAQARRAYVRLLWVWDIYLSRCEARWWIIAARAYLLHLVGCTLFTNKSATHVHVVHLEDFRDLGESGSVHDCVTDDPYDETSPRAYRWLTTKAYIKGLRAPVYQTCLDALTIIDMCWMPYVRPDRVVRQFEYVQTIPPLSVSASLSYEDIDDRWMHYEDHIADAGEIFVVLGQVSADYMEWFFQISHSFVTPTQAGDEPRHPPAPQHEEYVESSIPEVLVGADVGPSQAPAMDGCEAIAERLERVLNLRMVTEDTELHEIVEDCLRIARGLTAQMEI; encoded by the exons gaAGGTAGAGAAAATTGGGAGGCCAGCGCCTGAGATCGAAGGGCTAGTCATTGCCATAGGATTAAGCCCTTTGATCGGGTGCTCAGTAGTCACCGGCGATCTGGGACTTATATTTGTgcttgtggagaggtggcacggTGAGACCAGTAGCTTCCACCTTCCAGTGGGAGAGCTaacgatcacattggatgatgtgtcaTCACTCCTCCATCTGTCGATCACAGGCGCCTTGCATAGCTTCGAGCCTCTAGTTATGGAGGAGGCGGTCATCTTGTTGATGGAGTTGCTCGAGGTCTCAGGTCAGGAGGCTAGAGCTGAGACTGCACAGGCACGTAGGGCATATGTACGCCTATTATGGGTATGGGATATCTATCTGAGTAGATGCGAGGCCCGATGGTGGATTATAGCAGCTCGTGCTTATCTCCTCCACTTGGTTGGTTGCACTCTTTTcactaacaagagtgcaacacaCGTCCATGTAGTGCATCTGGAGGATTTTCGAGACCTGGGTGAGAGTGGGAG TGTTCATGACTGCGTCACTGACGATCCGTATGATGAGACATCCCCACGTGCCTATCGGTGGCTTACGACAAAGGCTTATATCAAGGGATTACGAGCACCGGTGTACCAGACATGTTTAGATGCTTTGACGATCATTGACATGTGCTGGATGCCCTATG TTCGACCAGATAGGGTGGTACGACAGTTCGAGTACGTTCAGACCATTCCTCCATTGTCTGTTAGTGCCTCCTTGTCATATGAGGATATCGACGACAGGTGGATGCATTACGAGGACCATATAGCAGATGCAGGTGAGATTTTTGTTGTGCTTGGGCAGGTATCAGCagattacatggagtggttcTTCCAGATATCTCATTCGTTCGTCACACCCACACAGGCAGGTGATGAGCCCAGACATCCACCTGCCCCACAGCATGAGGAATACGTCGAGTCAAGTATCCCGGAGGTTTTAGTGGGAGCAGACGTTGGACCATCACAGGCACCTGCAATG GATGGTTGTGAAGCGATCGCAGaaaggttggagcgtgtgcttAACCTAAGGATGGTCACTGAAGACACAGAGTTACATGAGATCGTGGAAGATTGCCTCAGGATCGCTAGGGGGCTGACAGCTCAGATGGAAAT ATGA